The DNA segment CGCCGGGCCGGAGGTGATGCGCACGTTGACGCCCATCTCGTTGCCAAGAATTTGACATAAAGTGGTCTTGCCCAGTCCAGGCGGGCCGTAGAACAGGATATGATCGAGCGGCTCGCTGCGTCCTTTGGCGGCGGCAATGCTGATCTTAAGATTATCGACAACCTTTTCCTGTCCGATGTACTCGCCCAGGCGCTTGGGACGCAAGCTTTTTTCGGCAACGCTGTCTTCTTCGCGGCTTTTGGGGCTAACCAGGCGCTCGTCATCCATGTGCTGTGCTCCTCGTCGGCATTATACCACGCGAACATCTGAGCGAATGCGCGCGCGATGCCGATAATCTTTGCGCTAATTCCACAAGCTCTGCTCGTATGACCACGCACGGGATCATCCCCTGGATGTGATCCTTTATTGCCGTACGAACGATTGCCTCAGTATGGTTCAGCATCAGAGGTGCGAACGCAGTACCGAGCACAGCAGCAATGATGCGTGCTGCCGGTGTTGCGAGGAGACGACCTCTGGAAGGGCTGCGGGCAATCCACACATGCTCCTCACAGCTTCTGAACATGATCTTCATAGCTTGTCGGTATCCTTGGGGCACAAGGTATGGCAGGTGCACGCATGCGCGGCACGCCATCCGCTTTGACCAGTAGCTCCTGATGATCGGACGCGGATCAGGTGCTACGCCAACGAGTGCGATGACTGGACTGGTGTACACATTTTGGTAGGAGGTAGCGGGCATGGACAACGATGATCGTCAAATTGGCCGGATTCTCAGTCGGCGCGAGGTGCTCACGCTGATGGGCGCGGCTGGCGCAGCCTTTCTGGTCGGCTGCGGACCGACAGGAACCAGCTCCACGGATCAGGCCGCGCCGACGCTGAACGCAGAGGCGCAGACAGCGGCGGCAATCGGCAGCGACCCCGCCGCAAGCGCGACGCAGCAGGCGGAGGTGGCAACTGCGGAAGCGGCCAACACCCAGGTAGCGGTGCCGAACTGTGTGGTCCGGCCCGAAGTAACCGAGGGGCCATACTACGTGGATGTGAACCTGATACGCTCCGACATCCGCGAGCAGAAAGAAGGCACACCGCTTGTCCTGACGTTCAATGTCGTGCAGGTGGACGGCACGAACTGCACGCCGCTTGAAGGGGCTACCGTCGAGATCTGGCACTGCGACGCCGCCGGATCGTATTCGGGAGTGTCCGATCCCGGCTTTAATACCGAGGGCCAAACCTGGCTGCGCGGTGCGCAAGTCACGGATGCGAATGGTGTCGCCACGTTTACCACGATCTATCCCGGCTGGTATGCGGGCCGCGCGGTCCACATCCATTTTAAGGTATCGCCGAGCGAGGATAAAGTATTTACCTCACAGCTCTTCTTTGACGACACGCTCTCGCAGCAAGTCTTCACCCAGGCTCCGTACACAAGGGCACTACGCCCGACACGCTCAACAGCACCGACAATATCTACCAGGATCTGCTCCTGCTCACCACCACGCAATCAGCGAACGGCTACGCGGCAACCTTCCCGATCGGGATCGATCTGTCGACGGTTGGCACCGGGCAACATAGCGGCGCACCGGGAGGACCTGGCAGACCGCCCGGACCTCGCCCGACCGGGAGTGCAACCACGACGCCGTAAGCAGGCCTGCGGATCGGCTCAAGTGCGGGCTCGACGAACAGGAGTGCGTTCGTCGAGCCTGTGTCTTGATAGTATATGATCGTCGAGCCGTCGATTCGTGGATACCTCTTGCATGGTTACTTTGTGCGACGATGGTAGTGATTGCTCGCATTCGGATCGCAGCAGCTCCACTCGCCCGCGATGCGGCGGCGGCCAATCGCATTGCCCAGCACCTTGCGGGTCGGATCGGTTGTCGTCGCCGGTACAATACCCGCCGAGGGCACGGCAGGATTGTTCGCCACGAAATCGGCGGGCAGCGCATCGGCATAATAGAGCGTGCCGTCAATCGACCATGACCCGCAGGTTGGGACCTCGAACGTGCGTCGCCAGGTATCATGGCCGCCTGAGGGGTCTGGATCGAGGCCAACGCCCGCGATCCGCCACGCCTCCCAGTACAGCGGCGTCGGCGGGAAGTTGGGATCGGCGGGAACATTCGGCGTTCCATCGCACTTCCCGACCGTGCCGTCGCAGTTATGCACGTCGTAGGTGCTCTCGACGCGCTGGACGATCCAGCCCGTCTGCCCGGTTGGCGGAGAAAAGTTGACGCGCCACTCGAATTGGGGCTGGTGGGAACATGAGTGAAAGTGCGGCCCGTCGGCATTGGTGACAATGATCTGCTTGTTCAACACGGGATAGTCGGTGGTCCCGGTTGACCGCTGGATTAAGCCCGTGGATGCACCGCCGCTGATGTTCAAGCCAGGTTGGACAGGTGATCGACTATCTCGTCGCGCCTCGGCGTAGACCGCTACTCGGCTGAAATCGTGGACAGCGTGGGCTGCTCTGCTGGCAGCAGCGTCGGCTGCGAGCGCGTGCTGCTCGGCGGGGAGTGCCTGCCCCTGACTCTGGCTGCCTCGTGCGCGTCCCAAGAGCCTGGTCGCGCGCTGCTCATGATCTGCCGCAGAGGCGGCGCGCCGCACATGTGTAGACGCTAGCCCGCTCGTGCGCTTCGGTTTTGGTTCCAATATTCGCATCGCCGCCCCTCCATAGCACCCATCCGCCGCCTAAGATCGGAAGCAAGGTTGACATCGCGGCTGTGGCAAGGGTGAACGTTGAATCATGCGATCGATTCGGCTTCTGCCGCCGATCGGCGCAGCCCGTGATCCGCTGATCGACATGCAGCCCACCAGCGCTCACGGCTCTCGTTGCCTGGCTACCATGCGCGGTAAAGCTGTGCGCTCAAAAAGCCGATTGACTCGATGCGTCGGTCAGGTTATCCTTCGATTCTGGTCGGTGCGGGCGTGTAGAAGGTACGTCCACTTGTGTTAAATCCATTATACGTTGCCTCGTCACGTGACATGGCCCGCGTGTCGCGTTTGGCATACAGGAGGTGGCTCGTCTACAGGAATGATGCGCTGCTGCGGCAGCTTGTCGGCTCAGTCACGATCGGTTGGGTTTGCGGAACGCCCCCCCTGGCACCAAACAATCACACCTGGGAGGTTTTACCCGATGAAACGATTGCTCAGTATCCTCTTGACGACCGTCATCGCCCTTGCGGCGGTCAGCCCCACCTCGGCCAGCGCAGGGACCGATACGACCCTGAGTGTTTCGCTGTGGTGCAGCCGAGATTATGTCAGCCACTATTGCACGGCTTATCCGAGCGGCGGAACCGGCAGGTACGGCTATGAGTGGCGCTGGTACGGCCCCTGGCGCACCTCCATCAGCGGCAATACGATTCTTGTCTATCCTTCAAACTGCTATCCCGGTCAATCATATGCGCTCGTCGTTGTCGTCAGTGATAACATTGGGGCCACTGCCAGTGACTATACCTACCTGGCGTGCTAATCCATAGCCGAGACGGAGCGGCTGCGCGATGTGTGCGGCTGGTCGATAGGAAGACACGCTATCCGTTCAATCACGAGCGCCGAGTCGCGCGCTGCCCTGCGCGAATCAGCAGCCAGCCGCTCACCAGGAGCAGCGCGCCGAAGACGAGGAAGCCAAGATCCCAGGTGAGCTGCGCCGGACCAGGAGGCAGGTCGTCGCGAACGTGATGAATCTCCAGCAGCAGGTGATCGATGACGCCTTCGACGAGATTGAAGATGCCCCACCCGGCCAGCAGACAGCCGAGCAAGATCCGTGTCGACCAGCAGACATCCGTGCGGCGCAGCGCTCGCCAGAGCAAAAGCAGCCCCGCCAGCGTGAGCACGTAGGTCAGCGCGTGGAATAGCCCATCCCAGAGCGTGTTTAGCTCAAGGTTGCCCACGCTGGTGGGCGGGTACGGCACCGTCAGCAGATGATGCCACTGCAAGATCTGGTGCAACAGAATGCCGTCGATGAATCCGCCCAGGCCAAGCCCCAGCACAATGCCGGAAACAATCAGCGGTCGGCTCTCGCTCGATGCCTGAATAGCCATAGTCCCTGCCGTTCATCTGCTATCCCGGCGGGCGAAACGAGCACGATCCAGGCCGTCGA comes from the Herpetosiphonaceae bacterium genome and includes:
- a CDS encoding intradiol ring-cleavage dioxygenase codes for the protein MDNDDRQIGRILSRREVLTLMGAAGAAFLVGCGPTGTSSTDQAAPTLNAEAQTAAAIGSDPAASATQQAEVATAEAANTQVAVPNCVVRPEVTEGPYYVDVNLIRSDIREQKEGTPLVLTFNVVQVDGTNCTPLEGATVEIWHCDAAGSYSGVSDPGFNTEGQTWLRGAQVTDANGVATFTTIYPGWYAGRAVHIHFKVSPSEDKVFTSQLFFDDTLSQQVFTQAPYTRALRPTRSTAPTISTRICSCSPPRNQRTATRQPSRSGSICRRLAPGNIAAHREDLADRPDLARPGVQPRRRKQACGSAQVRARRTGVRSSSLCLDSI
- a CDS encoding DUF2243 domain-containing protein, yielding MAIQASSESRPLIVSGIVLGLGLGGFIDGILLHQILQWHHLLTVPYPPTSVGNLELNTLWDGLFHALTYVLTLAGLLLLWRALRRTDVCWSTRILLGCLLAGWGIFNLVEGVIDHLLLEIHHVRDDLPPGPAQLTWDLGFLVFGALLLVSGWLLIRAGQRATRRS